ATCTATCTTTCCGGTTAACGATATCCTTAGATGTTCTCTCCGTTCAGACGACACTCAGGCACCTGATTTTTATTGTTTCTGACATTAGATCAGGTACTATACTACAAGTAACCTTCGCTTTCAAGACCCTTTAACTACGACCCTTTAAGTACGAACATTTGTCTTGACGTTAGTTTACATTATTTGATATTATTTTGCTACCTGAAATCAGGTAGTACCATTCCACCCTCTATAAAGTAGATTACCATTCAAAAGTATGGTGGAGCAGGAGGCATCATATGTCCGACGCTGCACTATCAGAGGAACATTTGAGCCAACTCCTTGAAAAAGTTTATACTGCAAGGGGTTGGGACTTCCGCCACTACAGAAGATCAAGTATTAAACGGTGCATAGAAAGACGAATGGCAATCGCAATCAGAAAGACTCATTTCCAGGAAGATTCATGCAAGGGCAACACCAAGTGAAAGACATTAAACCCGTACTGTTAGACAGGATAATCTTTATCACTGGAGATTTGGTTAATCCGGACACAATGAAGTTCTTTGATGATAATTCATGTAAGGTCCTCGCAAAGCCTTTTACCCCGACTGACATTAAAAAAACAGTTTCAGATTTCTTTGCAAGTGAATATGAAGAGGGCTGGGTTGACTGAGAAAATGAAGGCCATAATCAAGTTTGGACCTAATCCCGGTCTTGAGATGGCAGATGTAAGTATCCCCGCTGTAAGAGATGATGAGGTACTCATAAAGACAAAAGCGGTGTCTGTCTGCGGCACTGACCTCCATATCTATAAATGGAACGAATGGGCGCAAATGCGGATTAACAGGCTGCCGCTTATCCTGGGACATGAGTTTGCAGGTGAGGTAGCAGAGGTCGGGCGGTCCGTTAAGAATGTCTCAGCCGGTGACTATGTGTCGGCAGACAGCCACGTTGTATGCGGCAAATGCCTCCAGTGCAGAATAGGACAGCAGCATATCTGCAGTAACCTTGAGATACTTGGTGTGGACAGGGATGGTTGTTTTGCGGAGTATGCAGCCATACCTGCACGGGGGGTATGGAAAAATGACCCTGATGTACTTCCTGAATTTGCATCAGTGCAGGACCCGTTGGGAAATGCCGTATATTGTACACTTGTTGAACCTGTAGCAGGAAAATCAGTATTAATAGTTGGCGACGGGCCAACAGGGCTTTTTGCTGCAGGTATTGCGCGGGTTTCAGGTGCAAGCTGGATCGGACTAATCGGCCATCATCCATCACGCATGGATACAGCCAGAAAGATGGGGGCTGACTCTATTTTCCATGGAGATGACGATGTCCTGGAACACAGGATTATGGATATAACAAATGGAAATGGTACAGATGTCGTACTTGAGATGTCAGGGAGTGAAAAGGGGCTGAAACAGGGTTTGAGACTCTTGAGAAAAGGGGGACGGATCTCTTTGTTTGGGCTTTTTCCAGCAGCGGTACAGATAAACCTTACAAATCAGATAATATTCAAGGGGATTACCATGTATGGTATAAATGGGCGTATAATCTTTGATACATGGGAGCGGATGCACAATCTGTTAAAGTCAGGCAGGCTTGATATATCTCCGGTGATAACTCATAAACTCGCATTTGATGACTATGAAAAGGCGTTTGCGCTGCTGATGGAAAGACCTAAAAAAGCAGTGAAGGTAGTGATGATGATGTAGATAGCCCGTCATGAACCGCGGGATCACAAAGGTACATGAAAATAATCCCCCTTAATCCCCCTTTTTCAAAGGGGGAAATAAAGTACCCCACTTTAGAAAAGGGGGGCAGGGGGGATTTGAACGGTGTATTTTCGGATTAACAAATCGTCTTAACCTATGCCTACAAGATTTAAAGAATATCTGCAAAGTGAACTCAATATCATCAGAGAGGCGGGCCTGTTCAAAGAAGAACGCATCCTTTCTTCCCCTCAGGGTATCTCCATCCAGGCCGGGGGTAAACGGGTCATTAACATGTGTGCAAATAATTACCTTGGCCTCTCAAACCACCCTGAAATAGTCGCAGCCGGAAAAGCCGCCCTGGACAGATGGGGTTACGGAATGTCGTCTGTCCGTTTCATCTGCGGGACGCAGGCTGTTCACAGGGAACTTGAGCAGAGGCTCTCTCAATTTCTCGGGTCTGAAGATACAATCCTATATACATCCTGCTTTGATGCCAACACAGGATTATTTGAAACACTGCTGGATGAACGGGATGCAATATTAAGCGATGAATTAAATCACGCATCTATTATAGACGGAATCAGACTGTGCAAGGCAAAGCGGATTCGCTTCAGACACATAGATATGAATGACCTTGAACTTGGATTAAAAGATGCCGCTGATTCCAGATTCCGCATGATTGCTACTGACGGAGTCTTTTCTATGGACGGAGATGTAGCACCCTTGAGTGACATTTGCATCCTGGCAGATCAATATGATGCCATTGTAATGGTGGATGATTCCCATGCAACAGGTTTTTTGGGTCCTAATGGAAAGGGTTCAATAGAACATTGTGGTGTAGAGGGTAAGGTAGATATTATAACAAGCACACTTGGAAAGGCTATGGGGGGGGCTTGCGGAGGGTTTACAGGCAGCACGAAAGAGGTTGTCGAACTCCTGCGCCAGAGATCACGGCCCTACCTGTTTTCAAATACACTTCCACCAATAATTGCGGCAGGAACTTTGGAAGGACTTAATATAATAGAGGGGGGATCGGGGCTTCGCCGTAAACTTATGGATAATACAGTTTATTTCAGGAAGGGATTAAGGGACATGGGATTCAGTATAAAAGAAGGAGTGCATCCAATAATTCCTGTCATACTTGGAGATGCAAAACTTGCAGCCAGCATGGCATCATTACTTTTTGCAGGAGGGATATACGTAGTCGGATTCAGTTATCCTGTGGTACCCAGGGGACAGGCTCGCATACGGGTTCAGATCTCTGCAGCACATTCAAAAGATGACCTCGATGTTGCACTGGAACAATTCAGGAACTCGGGAAAGTCCCTGCACATAATTTAGAGCCAGCGGCGAAGAAGCCAGCCGGCGGATTCTAAGATTTGTGAAGTCAGACCCCTTGCCGACCAGCGCCCGTCGGTGACTTCTTCCGCCTGGGATAAATCCTCAAGAAAATGATTTCTGAGCTTACGGCATAATACGTTGTCCCTGGTTATCATATTAAGTTCATAGTTGCTAAAAAAACTGCGGTAGTCGAAATTAGAAGACCCCACTGTACCCCACGAA
This is a stretch of genomic DNA from Nitrospirota bacterium. It encodes these proteins:
- the tdh gene encoding L-threonine 3-dehydrogenase, whose product is MTEKMKAIIKFGPNPGLEMADVSIPAVRDDEVLIKTKAVSVCGTDLHIYKWNEWAQMRINRLPLILGHEFAGEVAEVGRSVKNVSAGDYVSADSHVVCGKCLQCRIGQQHICSNLEILGVDRDGCFAEYAAIPARGVWKNDPDVLPEFASVQDPLGNAVYCTLVEPVAGKSVLIVGDGPTGLFAAGIARVSGASWIGLIGHHPSRMDTARKMGADSIFHGDDDVLEHRIMDITNGNGTDVVLEMSGSEKGLKQGLRLLRKGGRISLFGLFPAAVQINLTNQIIFKGITMYGINGRIIFDTWERMHNLLKSGRLDISPVITHKLAFDDYEKAFALLMERPKKAVKVVMMM
- a CDS encoding glycine C-acetyltransferase, encoding MPTRFKEYLQSELNIIREAGLFKEERILSSPQGISIQAGGKRVINMCANNYLGLSNHPEIVAAGKAALDRWGYGMSSVRFICGTQAVHRELEQRLSQFLGSEDTILYTSCFDANTGLFETLLDERDAILSDELNHASIIDGIRLCKAKRIRFRHIDMNDLELGLKDAADSRFRMIATDGVFSMDGDVAPLSDICILADQYDAIVMVDDSHATGFLGPNGKGSIEHCGVEGKVDIITSTLGKAMGGACGGFTGSTKEVVELLRQRSRPYLFSNTLPPIIAAGTLEGLNIIEGGSGLRRKLMDNTVYFRKGLRDMGFSIKEGVHPIIPVILGDAKLAASMASLLFAGGIYVVGFSYPVVPRGQARIRVQISAAHSKDDLDVALEQFRNSGKSLHII